One stretch of Miscanthus floridulus cultivar M001 chromosome 18, ASM1932011v1, whole genome shotgun sequence DNA includes these proteins:
- the LOC136524124 gene encoding calcium-dependent protein kinase 5-like: MAVAGCGGGVDGDAKYNSYKAPGLRGALLEATHVSGLEDRYALGSQLGLGQFSMIRSYSDLITGKALACKSITKGRLLSPDNVCVMKLEIEVMARLVGHPNIVDLKVVYEDRDSLHLVMELCVGGELFHRLEERGCFFEHEVVVLFQYLMEVVAHCHSKGIVHRDLKPDEGTVTPKRGGELGNLKF; the protein is encoded by the coding sequence ATGGCCGTTgccgggtgcggcggcggcgtcgacggcgatgCCAAGTACAACTCGTACAAGGCGCCAGGGCTGCGGGGCGCGTTGCTGGAGGCGACGCACGTCTCTGGCCTCGAGGACCGGTATGCGCTGGGCTCGCAGCTGGGGTTAGGCCAGTTCAGCATGATCCGCTCCTACTCCGACCTCATCACCGGCAAGGCGCTTGCCTGCAAGTCCATCACCAAGGGCCGCCTCCTGTCCCCCGACAACGTGTGCGTCATGAAGCTTGAGATCGAGGTCATGGCGCGCCTCGTGGGCCACCCAAACATCGTCGACCTCAAGGTCGTGTACGAGGACCGCGACTCCTTGCACCTCGTCATGGAGCTCTGCGTCGGCGGGGAGCTCTTCCATCGCCTTGAGGAGCGCGGATGCTTCTTCGAGCATGAGGTTGTCGTGCTGTTCCAATACCTTATGGAGGTCGTCGCGCATTGCCACAGCAAAGGGATCGTGCACCGGGACCTCAAGCCcgatgaagggaccgtgacgc